Proteins encoded in a region of the Mesoflavibacter profundi genome:
- a CDS encoding NADP-dependent isocitrate dehydrogenase, with product MSNSPKIIYTITDEAPALATRSFLPIVKAFTASSGVEVETRDISLAARILAVFPDFLTEAQRVSDDLAFLGELAKTPEANIIKLPNISASIPQLKAAIKELQAKGYAVPNYPEEATTAEEKDAKQRYDKIKGSAVNPVLREGNSDRRAPKAVKNYAKKNPHSMGAWRKDSKSHVATMTEGDFAHNEQSTTFSKATTVKIQHTDTNGNTTILKDNLPVLEGEIMDATVMSKKALLEFLDAQVKDAKDNGILFSLHMKATMMKVSDPIIFGHAVRVFFKDVFAKHGETFEKIGVDVNNGFGNLLSNLSELPEDKQKEILADIDSAFANNPDLAMVDSDRGITNLHVPSDVIIDASMPAMIRNSGQMWNKAGKSQDTKAVIPDSSYAGIYTATIDFCKENGAFDPTTMGTVPNVGLMAQKAEEYGSHDKTFEISSNGKVEIIDADGNTVTSHDVEAGDIWRACQVKDLPIQDWVKLAVTRARATGWPAVFWLDENRAHDAQLIKKVNTYLKDHDTDGLEIHILSPIKATEFTLKRVKAGKDTISVTGNVLRDYLTDLFPILELGTSAKMLSIVPLMNGGGLFETGAGGSAPKHVQQFVEENHLRWDSLGEFLALAVSLDHFSEVNNNPKAKVLGDALDVATEKLLENKKGPSRKAGEIDNRGSHFYLAMYWAEALANQDKDASLKAQFEPVALTFKAEENTIIKALNDIQGKAVEIGGYYEPTDELADAAMRPIKLFNNILKEI from the coding sequence ATGTCAAATTCACCAAAAATTATATATACAATAACAGATGAAGCGCCAGCTTTAGCAACACGCTCTTTTTTACCAATCGTTAAAGCTTTTACTGCCTCTTCTGGTGTAGAAGTAGAAACTAGAGATATATCTTTAGCTGCCAGAATATTAGCTGTTTTTCCTGATTTTTTAACCGAAGCACAACGTGTGTCTGATGATCTTGCTTTTTTAGGCGAATTAGCAAAAACACCAGAAGCTAATATTATAAAATTACCAAATATTAGTGCTTCTATTCCTCAATTAAAAGCAGCGATTAAAGAACTTCAAGCAAAAGGGTATGCAGTACCTAATTATCCTGAAGAAGCAACAACTGCAGAAGAAAAAGACGCAAAACAACGTTACGATAAAATAAAAGGTAGTGCTGTAAATCCAGTGTTACGTGAAGGTAACTCTGATAGACGTGCGCCAAAAGCTGTAAAAAACTACGCTAAGAAAAACCCACATTCTATGGGCGCATGGCGTAAAGATTCTAAGTCGCATGTTGCTACAATGACTGAAGGTGATTTTGCACACAACGAGCAATCTACAACGTTTAGTAAAGCAACTACTGTAAAAATACAACATACAGATACAAATGGTAACACTACCATTTTAAAAGATAATTTACCAGTGCTTGAAGGCGAAATTATGGACGCAACTGTAATGAGCAAAAAGGCATTATTAGAATTTTTAGATGCGCAAGTAAAAGATGCAAAAGATAATGGTATTCTTTTCTCTTTACACATGAAAGCAACTATGATGAAAGTTTCTGACCCAATTATATTTGGTCATGCAGTAAGAGTATTTTTTAAAGATGTTTTTGCTAAACATGGTGAAACTTTTGAAAAAATAGGTGTAGATGTAAATAACGGATTTGGTAACTTATTAAGTAACTTATCTGAATTACCTGAAGACAAACAAAAAGAAATTTTAGCCGATATTGATTCTGCGTTTGCTAATAATCCAGACTTAGCAATGGTAGATAGTGATAGAGGCATTACAAACCTACATGTACCTAGTGATGTAATTATAGATGCATCTATGCCTGCTATGATTAGAAACTCTGGTCAAATGTGGAATAAAGCAGGAAAATCTCAAGATACAAAAGCTGTTATACCTGATAGTAGTTATGCAGGAATTTATACAGCAACAATAGATTTTTGTAAAGAAAATGGTGCATTTGATCCAACAACAATGGGTACAGTTCCAAATGTTGGTTTAATGGCTCAAAAAGCAGAAGAATATGGATCACATGATAAAACTTTTGAGATTTCTTCTAACGGTAAAGTAGAAATAATCGATGCCGATGGTAACACAGTTACTAGTCACGATGTAGAAGCTGGAGATATTTGGAGAGCTTGTCAAGTTAAAGATTTACCTATTCAAGACTGGGTTAAATTAGCAGTAACTCGCGCAAGAGCTACAGGTTGGCCAGCAGTATTTTGGTTAGACGAAAACAGAGCTCATGATGCACAATTAATTAAAAAAGTAAATACGTATTTAAAAGATCACGATACAGACGGATTAGAAATTCATATCCTTTCTCCAATTAAAGCAACAGAATTTACTTTAAAAAGAGTAAAAGCTGGAAAAGACACCATATCTGTAACAGGTAACGTATTACGTGATTACTTAACAGATTTATTCCCTATTTTAGAACTTGGTACTTCTGCAAAAATGTTATCTATCGTACCATTAATGAATGGTGGTGGATTATTTGAAACTGGAGCTGGTGGATCTGCACCAAAACACGTACAACAATTTGTAGAAGAAAACCATTTACGTTGGGATAGTTTAGGTGAATTTTTAGCACTTGCTGTATCTTTAGATCACTTTAGTGAAGTAAACAATAATCCTAAAGCAAAAGTTTTAGGTGACGCATTAGATGTAGCTACAGAAAAACTTTTAGAAAACAAAAAAGGACCTTCTAGAAAAGCTGGTGAAATTGATAACCGTGGTAGTCATTTTTACTTAGCAATGTATTGGGCAGAAGCTTTAGCTAATCAAGATAAAGATGCGAGTTTAAAAGCTCAATTTGAGCCAGTTGCTTTAACATTTAAAGCCGAAGAAAATACAATTATAAAAGCATTAAATGACATTCAAGGTAAAGCTGTAGAAATTGGTGGTTACTACGAACCTACAGACGAACTTGCTGATGCAGCAATGCGCCCAATCAAATTATTTAATAATATTTTGAAAGAAATATAA
- a CDS encoding pentapeptide repeat-containing protein: MPLPYIADQEYKNTDFTIDQIEKAEYDNCTFINCNFESCYLSTISFLDCTFEDCNLSNIKVKDTTFKDVTFLNCKMLGVLFSDCNQLLFSASFIDCVLSFSSFYKIKLISGTFKSCNFDQVDFTDANLSKSNFDDCDFINAVFYNTNLEQANFTTAINYTIHPEQNKIKGAKFSKAQIEGLLRSYKIKIS; this comes from the coding sequence ATGCCTCTACCCTATATTGCAGACCAAGAATATAAAAATACAGACTTTACAATTGACCAAATAGAAAAAGCAGAATACGATAATTGCACATTTATAAATTGTAATTTTGAAAGCTGCTACCTATCTACTATTAGTTTTTTAGACTGTACATTTGAAGATTGTAATCTAAGCAATATAAAAGTAAAAGATACTACATTTAAAGATGTTACATTTTTAAACTGTAAAATGCTTGGCGTATTATTTTCAGACTGTAATCAGTTATTATTTTCTGCAAGTTTTATAGATTGTGTTTTAAGCTTTTCTTCATTTTATAAAATCAAATTAATTTCAGGAACATTTAAAAGCTGTAATTTTGATCAAGTAGACTTTACAGACGCAAATTTATCAAAAAGTAATTTTGATGATTGCGACTTTATTAACGCCGTTTTTTATAATACCAACTTAGAACAAGCTAATTTTACAACTGCAATAAATTATACAATTCATCCAGAGCAAAATAAAATTAAAGGTGCTAAATTTTCAAAAGCGCAAATAGAAGGTCTCTTACGTAGTTACAAAATTAAGATTTCTTAA
- the rplS gene encoding 50S ribosomal protein L19 yields MESLVKFVQDEFVTRNDLPEFSAGDTITVYYEIKEGAKTRTQFFRGVVLQRRGTGTSETFTIRKMSGTIGVERIFPINLPALQKIEVNKRGKVRRARIFYFRGLTGKKARIKEARRK; encoded by the coding sequence ATGGAATCTTTAGTAAAATTTGTACAAGACGAATTTGTAACAAGAAACGATTTACCAGAATTTTCAGCTGGTGATACAATTACTGTTTATTACGAAATTAAAGAAGGTGCTAAAACTCGTACTCAGTTTTTTAGAGGTGTAGTTTTACAAAGAAGAGGTACTGGTACTTCAGAAACTTTTACAATTAGAAAAATGTCTGGAACAATTGGTGTAGAGCGTATCTTCCCAATTAACCTACCAGCATTACAAAAAATTGAAGTTAACAAAAGAGGTAAAGTTAGAAGAGCAAGAATCTTTTACTTTAGAGGTCTTACAGGTAAAAAAGCTAGAATTAAAGAAGCTAGAAGAAAGTAA
- the trmD gene encoding tRNA (guanosine(37)-N1)-methyltransferase TrmD, whose product MRIDIITVLPELLKSPFEASILKRAIVADLVEVHFHNLRDYTTDNYKTIDDYQFGGGAGMVMLIEPIDKCISKLKSQRQYDEVIYMTPDGETLNQGIANTLSLKENIIILCGHYKGVDQRVRDMFVTKEISIGDYVLSGGELGAAVLCDTVIRLIPGVLGNETSALTDSFQDNLLAPPIYTRPRDYNGHKVPEVLFSGNFPEIEKWREEQAYKRTKERRPDLLDE is encoded by the coding sequence ATGAGAATAGATATCATCACTGTTTTACCAGAATTACTTAAAAGTCCGTTTGAAGCATCCATTTTAAAACGTGCTATAGTAGCAGATTTGGTAGAAGTACATTTTCATAATTTAAGAGATTATACTACAGATAATTACAAAACCATTGACGATTATCAATTTGGTGGCGGCGCTGGCATGGTAATGCTTATAGAGCCTATAGATAAATGCATAAGCAAATTAAAATCGCAGCGTCAATATGACGAGGTTATTTATATGACACCAGATGGAGAAACCTTAAATCAAGGTATTGCCAACACCTTATCATTAAAAGAAAATATCATTATCCTTTGCGGACATTATAAAGGTGTAGACCAACGTGTACGCGATATGTTTGTTACTAAAGAAATATCTATTGGTGATTATGTGTTATCTGGCGGAGAACTTGGTGCGGCAGTACTTTGTGATACTGTAATACGATTAATTCCTGGTGTTTTAGGTAACGAAACATCGGCGTTAACAGACAGTTTTCAAGATAATTTATTAGCACCACCTATTTACACGAGACCACGTGATTACAATGGACATAAAGTACCAGAAGTCCTTTTTAGCGGTAATTTTCCAGAAATTGAAAAATGGCGAGAAGAACAAGCTTACAAACGTACAAAAGAACGAAGACCAGATTTATTAGATGAATAA
- a CDS encoding sodium:solute symporter, which produces MQTLDWIILISTLLIIVIYGTYQTKGSKNVQDYLKGGNTTPWWTIGLSVMATQASAITFLSTPGQAFHSGMGFVQFYFGLPIAMVVICMVFIPLYHRLKVYTAYEFLENRFDKKTRTLTAILFLIQRGLAAGITIFAPAIILSAVLGWNLLLLNIIIGVLVIIYTVSGGTKAVNVTQKHQMVVIFTGMIIAFVLIINQLPNDITFSKALQIAGASGKMDVLDFSFDLNNRYTVWSGLIGGTFLMLSYFGTDQSQVQRYLSGKSVKEMQLGLLFNGLLKVPMQFFILLVGVMVFVFYQFNESPINFNPTATEVVLNSEYSQDYQTLQKQQNELFTKKQQAIFNYVKTENNVTAKTISEYNTKSDVLRSEAQKLIEKAGESKNLKVESNDKDYVFIHFILNNLPKGLIGLLLAVILSAAMSSTASELNALASTTTIDLYKQRVGEKSENDMVKASKGFTLLWGILAIGVACVANLAENLIQLVNIIGSIFYGNVLGIFLLAFFFKSIKANAVFIAALITQVLVIGLFFLNQFEIINLPFLWLNFVGCLIVMVIAFIIQSLIKQKT; this is translated from the coding sequence ATGCAAACATTAGATTGGATTATTTTAATAAGTACATTACTAATCATAGTTATTTATGGTACGTACCAAACTAAAGGCAGTAAAAATGTTCAAGATTACTTAAAAGGCGGTAATACAACACCTTGGTGGACAATAGGTTTATCGGTTATGGCAACACAAGCCAGCGCAATTACGTTTTTAAGTACGCCAGGACAAGCATTCCATTCGGGTATGGGATTTGTGCAATTTTACTTCGGATTGCCTATTGCAATGGTTGTGATTTGTATGGTGTTTATCCCGTTATATCACAGATTAAAAGTCTATACGGCTTACGAGTTTTTAGAAAATCGTTTTGATAAAAAAACCAGAACACTTACTGCAATTTTATTTTTAATTCAACGTGGTTTAGCTGCTGGAATTACCATTTTTGCGCCTGCTATTATTCTATCGGCTGTATTAGGTTGGAATTTATTACTCCTAAACATCATTATTGGCGTTTTGGTAATTATATACACTGTTTCTGGCGGAACAAAAGCTGTAAACGTTACTCAAAAACACCAAATGGTTGTAATTTTTACAGGAATGATCATTGCGTTTGTTTTAATTATTAATCAACTTCCTAATGATATTACTTTTTCTAAAGCGCTTCAAATAGCTGGTGCAAGCGGTAAAATGGATGTTTTAGACTTTTCTTTCGATTTAAATAATAGATACACCGTTTGGAGTGGATTAATTGGTGGTACCTTTTTAATGTTGTCTTATTTTGGTACCGATCAAAGTCAAGTACAGCGTTATTTATCAGGTAAATCTGTAAAAGAAATGCAATTAGGTTTACTATTTAACGGACTTTTAAAAGTACCAATGCAGTTTTTTATTCTGCTAGTTGGTGTAATGGTTTTTGTGTTTTATCAGTTTAATGAATCGCCAATAAATTTTAATCCAACAGCAACCGAAGTCGTTTTAAACAGCGAATATTCTCAGGACTATCAAACACTTCAAAAGCAACAAAACGAATTATTTACTAAAAAACAACAAGCTATTTTCAATTATGTAAAAACTGAAAATAATGTAACTGCCAAAACTATTTCAGAATATAACACTAAAAGTGATGTTTTAAGAAGTGAAGCCCAAAAACTAATTGAAAAAGCTGGCGAATCAAAGAATTTAAAAGTAGAAAGTAATGATAAGGATTACGTTTTTATTCACTTTATATTAAACAATTTACCTAAAGGATTAATCGGATTATTATTAGCGGTAATTTTAAGTGCAGCAATGTCTAGTACCGCTAGCGAACTTAACGCTTTAGCAAGTACAACAACCATAGATTTATACAAACAACGTGTTGGAGAAAAATCTGAAAACGATATGGTAAAAGCTTCTAAAGGATTTACTTTACTTTGGGGAATTTTAGCAATTGGTGTTGCCTGCGTTGCCAATCTTGCCGAAAATTTAATTCAGTTAGTTAACATTATTGGTTCTATTTTTTACGGTAATGTTCTTGGTATTTTCTTGTTAGCATTTTTCTTCAAATCTATTAAAGCAAACGCTGTATTTATAGCAGCATTAATCACACAAGTTTTGGTCATTGGTTTATTCTTTTTAAATCAATTTGAAATTATCAACTTGCCATTTTTATGGTTAAATTTTGTTGGTTGCTTAATTGTTATGGTTATTGCTTTTATTATTCAATCCTTAATAAAACAAAAAACTTAA
- a CDS encoding carboxypeptidase-like regulatory domain-containing protein codes for MKKSIFILFFLVIKISAGYSQTKAVVIDSTTSKTVPYVNIWVENENNGTTSNDYGEFIINETDSTKNIVFSAIGYKRKTVQISQIKNIIYLKPETTVLEEVVVTKKKESKKIVIDKFKKSKIHFYYGSGKTPWMVGKYFPNEDKYLDTPFIKEFAFLTNSEIENAKFNIRLYEYDSLNFIGNSVYDKNIISSVKKGKKTTIIDISDLNIKIPQKGLVVIVEWLIIEDNKREFTVISEGKRKMKIAYAPMFGAVAKNTNKHAMIYRGEWMNSYKNPSQSIKNYKDKYSELAVSLTLTN; via the coding sequence ATGAAAAAAAGCATTTTTATACTATTCTTTTTAGTTATTAAAATAAGTGCTGGATACAGTCAAACAAAAGCTGTTGTAATAGATAGTACCACTTCTAAAACTGTTCCTTATGTTAACATTTGGGTTGAAAATGAAAATAACGGTACTACATCTAATGATTATGGAGAATTTATTATAAATGAAACCGATTCAACAAAAAACATAGTTTTTTCTGCTATTGGATACAAAAGAAAAACAGTTCAAATTAGCCAAATAAAAAACATAATTTATCTTAAACCTGAAACTACAGTTTTAGAAGAAGTTGTTGTAACTAAAAAGAAAGAGTCTAAAAAAATAGTTATTGATAAATTCAAAAAATCAAAAATTCATTTTTATTATGGCTCAGGTAAAACACCATGGATGGTTGGAAAATACTTTCCTAATGAAGATAAATACTTAGACACTCCTTTTATAAAGGAATTTGCTTTTTTAACAAATTCAGAAATCGAAAACGCTAAATTCAATATTAGATTGTACGAATACGACAGTTTAAATTTTATCGGAAATTCTGTTTATGATAAAAACATAATCTCTTCAGTAAAAAAAGGAAAGAAAACAACAATTATTGATATTTCAGATTTAAATATAAAAATTCCTCAAAAAGGTCTAGTAGTTATTGTTGAGTGGTTAATTATAGAAGATAATAAAAGAGAGTTTACCGTAATCTCTGAAGGAAAAAGAAAAATGAAAATAGCTTACGCACCTATGTTTGGTGCTGTTGCTAAAAACACAAATAAACATGCAATGATTTATAGAGGTGAATGGATGAATTCATATAAAAATCCAAGTCAATCTATAAAAAATTATAAAGATAAATACAGTGAACTTGCTGTTTCTTTAACATTAACAAACTAA
- a CDS encoding PIG-L family deacetylase has product MLKKLASLLFIFVLALPLQAQQPKKLNASQIHDAVKKLNFLGTVLYVAAHPDDENTRLISYMSNQVKARTAYLSLTRGDGGQNLIGPEIRELLGVIRTQELLAARSVDGGEQRFSRANDFGYSKHPEETLDIWDKDQVLSDVILAIRQFKPDIIINRFDHRTPGTTHGHHTTSAMLSVEAFDLANNPNIYPEQAKTYGTWQPKRQFFNTSWWFYGSEENFEKADKSKLLNFDIGVYYPSKGLSNNEIAALSRSKHLCQGFGALTQRGSQTEYIELINGDLPNDKNNLFEGIDTSWNRVKGGKTIGDILKKVEKNFNFENPSTHIKDLLIARQLIQQLDNEYWKNYKTQEIEAIIEACLGLYLEASASTPTASAGETITLNIEAVNRSPINMELVSYQLSTDKIATLKALPLKNNDKQNVEQSLTIPKNMQPSSPYWLNKKGTLGMYKVEDKNLIGKPETPRPISVTFNLTINNQPFSVTKPIVYRYSKPDKGELYRPFEIIPEASAKISEKVIIFDSDQQKDISVIVKAGRDNLNGFVQIAHPNNWSVFPEKQNIDIKYKGETQTLTFTVIPPKNQNEGLITPMVHVGEDVYTKELVEIDYEHIPYQTVVLPSESKVVRLDIKKRGENIAYIEGAGDVVPESLRQIGYNVMVLKPEDITTEKLSAFDAVVVGIRAYNILDELKFKQQILFDFVENGGNMIVQYNTSHRLKVDQLAPYTLQLSRDRVTDENAEITLLAKDHPVLNYPNQITKADFEGWTQERGLYFPNQWSNEFTPILSMHDKGETEKQGSLLVAKHGKGYYIYTGLSFFREFPAGVSGAYRLFANMLSIGKDNLNNKEQFKD; this is encoded by the coding sequence ATGCTAAAAAAACTAGCTTCGCTCCTATTTATTTTTGTTTTGGCCTTGCCTTTACAAGCGCAACAACCCAAAAAACTTAATGCATCACAAATTCACGATGCTGTAAAAAAACTTAACTTTTTAGGTACTGTTTTATATGTAGCAGCTCATCCTGATGATGAGAATACACGTCTTATTTCTTACATGTCTAACCAAGTAAAAGCACGTACTGCTTACCTATCTTTAACTCGTGGTGATGGCGGACAAAACCTTATTGGTCCAGAAATTAGAGAATTATTAGGTGTTATACGTACACAAGAATTATTAGCTGCAAGAAGCGTAGATGGTGGCGAGCAACGTTTTAGTAGAGCAAACGATTTTGGTTACTCAAAACATCCTGAAGAGACTTTAGATATTTGGGACAAAGACCAAGTATTAAGCGATGTTATTTTAGCGATCAGACAATTTAAACCAGATATTATCATCAACCGTTTTGACCATCGTACACCTGGCACAACTCACGGTCATCACACAACTTCTGCGATGTTAAGCGTAGAAGCTTTTGATTTGGCAAATAACCCAAACATATATCCTGAACAAGCTAAAACTTACGGAACTTGGCAACCAAAACGCCAATTTTTTAATACCAGCTGGTGGTTTTATGGTAGTGAAGAAAATTTTGAAAAAGCAGACAAAAGCAAACTTTTAAATTTTGATATTGGCGTGTATTATCCTTCAAAAGGGTTATCAAATAACGAGATTGCAGCACTTTCTAGAAGTAAACATTTGTGTCAAGGATTTGGTGCTTTAACACAACGTGGATCGCAAACCGAATATATCGAACTTATTAATGGCGATTTACCAAACGACAAAAACAACCTTTTTGAAGGTATAGACACAAGCTGGAATCGCGTTAAAGGCGGAAAAACTATTGGAGATATATTAAAGAAAGTTGAGAAAAATTTCAATTTTGAAAATCCTTCAACACATATTAAAGACTTATTAATAGCAAGACAATTAATCCAACAATTAGATAATGAGTATTGGAAAAATTACAAAACTCAAGAAATTGAAGCTATAATTGAAGCTTGTTTAGGTCTTTATTTAGAAGCATCTGCTAGTACGCCAACTGCTTCTGCAGGAGAAACTATTACATTGAATATTGAAGCTGTAAACCGTAGCCCAATTAATATGGAATTAGTGTCTTATCAACTTTCTACGGACAAAATTGCGACTTTAAAAGCGCTTCCTTTAAAAAATAATGATAAGCAAAATGTAGAACAATCACTTACTATTCCTAAAAATATGCAACCATCTTCACCATATTGGCTGAATAAAAAAGGAACTTTAGGTATGTATAAAGTTGAAGATAAAAATTTAATAGGAAAGCCAGAAACACCAAGACCAATAAGCGTGACTTTCAATTTAACGATTAATAATCAACCGTTTTCTGTAACTAAACCTATTGTTTACAGGTACTCTAAACCAGATAAAGGTGAATTATATCGTCCGTTTGAAATCATTCCTGAAGCATCTGCAAAAATTTCAGAGAAAGTCATCATTTTTGATTCAGATCAACAAAAAGACATTTCGGTAATTGTAAAAGCTGGTCGTGATAATTTAAACGGTTTTGTTCAAATCGCACATCCAAACAATTGGTCTGTTTTTCCTGAAAAACAAAACATAGATATTAAATATAAAGGTGAAACACAAACACTGACGTTTACTGTTATTCCTCCAAAAAATCAAAACGAAGGACTGATAACGCCAATGGTTCATGTTGGTGAAGACGTTTACACGAAAGAATTAGTTGAAATTGATTACGAACACATTCCTTATCAAACCGTTGTACTTCCAAGCGAAAGCAAAGTGGTACGCTTAGACATAAAAAAACGAGGCGAAAACATTGCATATATTGAAGGTGCAGGCGATGTTGTACCAGAAAGTTTAAGACAAATTGGTTACAATGTCATGGTTTTAAAACCAGAAGACATCACTACTGAAAAATTAAGCGCTTTTGATGCTGTAGTTGTTGGAATTAGAGCGTATAACATCTTAGACGAACTTAAATTTAAACAGCAAATTTTATTCGATTTTGTAGAAAATGGTGGTAATATGATTGTGCAATACAATACAAGTCATCGACTAAAAGTAGATCAATTAGCGCCTTACACGTTACAATTATCCAGAGATCGTGTTACCGATGAGAATGCCGAAATCACTCTTTTAGCTAAAGATCATCCAGTTTTAAATTATCCAAACCAAATTACAAAAGCAGATTTTGAAGGTTGGACGCAAGAACGCGGTTTATATTTTCCAAACCAATGGTCTAACGAATTTACACCAATTTTATCCATGCACGATAAAGGCGAAACCGAAAAACAAGGTAGTTTGTTAGTCGCAAAACACGGTAAAGGCTATTATATTTATACAGGTCTTAGCTTTTTTAGAGAATTTCCTGCTGGTGTTTCTGGTGCGTACAGATTATTTGCTAATATGCTAAGTATAGGAAAAGACAATTTAAATAATAAAGAACAGTTTAAGGATTAA
- the corA gene encoding magnesium/cobalt transporter CorA translates to MAKKRQKKRTQNYKKHLGQIPGALVYTGQKEDTKLHLHAFDYTVDDVHEKDLSNIEEAFVFKDTQSVTWINLNGLNNINEIETIGSYYQLHPLLLEDIVNTSQRPKIDEYKSYIFIVLKMMYYDDNETIISEQVSFVLGKNYVLTFQEAEGDVFENVRDRIRHKKGRIRNEGSDYLLYALIDAIVDHYYAIIETMGNKIEDLEDDLFNGISQEEISHQIQDLKREVLKVRRAIFPLREIIGRIEKDPNNLIDEQTTHFFRDVYDHIIQVTENLDIYREMIWSLMDMYMTTISNKMNEVMKVLTIIATIFIPLTFIAGIYGMNFVNMPELQYKYGYYVVWAVMILIFLAMLYYFKRKKWL, encoded by the coding sequence ATGGCAAAAAAAAGACAAAAAAAACGCACGCAAAACTATAAAAAGCATTTAGGGCAAATTCCTGGAGCATTAGTATATACTGGTCAAAAAGAAGATACTAAATTACATTTACATGCTTTTGATTATACCGTAGATGATGTTCATGAAAAAGACCTTTCTAATATAGAAGAAGCGTTTGTTTTTAAAGACACACAATCGGTTACATGGATTAACTTAAATGGGTTAAATAACATAAACGAAATTGAAACTATTGGTAGTTATTACCAACTTCATCCTTTACTTTTAGAAGATATTGTAAACACATCGCAACGTCCAAAAATTGACGAGTATAAAAGCTACATCTTTATCGTTTTAAAAATGATGTATTACGATGATAATGAAACTATTATTTCTGAACAAGTTAGTTTTGTATTAGGTAAAAACTATGTATTAACTTTTCAAGAAGCCGAAGGTGATGTTTTTGAAAATGTTAGAGATCGCATAAGACACAAAAAAGGACGTATTAGAAATGAAGGATCGGATTACTTATTATACGCCTTAATAGATGCTATTGTAGACCATTATTATGCGATTATAGAAACTATGGGAAATAAAATTGAAGATCTTGAAGACGATCTTTTTAATGGAATTTCTCAAGAAGAAATCTCTCATCAAATTCAAGATTTAAAACGCGAAGTACTTAAAGTACGACGTGCTATTTTTCCGCTTCGCGAAATTATTGGACGTATAGAAAAAGATCCAAACAATTTAATAGACGAACAAACAACGCATTTTTTTAGAGACGTTTACGACCATATTATACAAGTCACAGAAAACTTAGATATTTATCGCGAAATGATTTGGAGTTTAATGGATATGTACATGACAACCATAAGCAACAAAATGAACGAAGTCATGAAGGTATTAACCATTATCGCAACCATTTTTATCCCATTAACTTTTATTGCTGGTATCTACGGGATGAACTTTGTTAACATGCCAGAACTACAATACAAATATGGTTATTATGTGGTTTGGGCTGTAATGATTCTTATTTTCTTAGCAATGTTGTACTACTTTAAACGTAAAAAGTGGCTTTAG
- a CDS encoding mechanosensitive ion channel domain-containing protein: protein MFQHLQDEILKTLVLLIIFIIIRSILKVSIKKIGQKSGINDARIGLISRYSTFTLILLFLLFLSYIFGATLENLTLVFSSVFAVIGIGLFAIWSILSNITSGIIMFFSFPYKVGDKIKIHDKDSPLEGIIEDIRAFQLHLRLDNGDLVTYPNNLILQKAVTLVQKDAIEDFGDFH, encoded by the coding sequence ATGTTTCAGCATTTACAAGACGAAATCTTAAAAACACTAGTCCTTCTAATTATTTTTATAATCATAAGATCTATTTTAAAAGTTTCAATTAAAAAAATAGGTCAAAAAAGTGGTATAAACGATGCTAGAATTGGATTAATTTCTAGATATTCTACCTTTACACTTATACTACTGTTTTTACTATTTCTTTCTTATATATTTGGCGCTACGTTAGAGAACTTAACTTTAGTTTTCTCATCTGTATTTGCTGTAATTGGTATTGGCTTATTTGCCATTTGGTCAATTTTAAGTAACATTACTTCTGGAATAATCATGTTTTTCTCGTTTCCTTATAAGGTTGGAGATAAAATAAAAATCCACGATAAAGATTCGCCTTTAGAAGGTATCATAGAAGATATTCGTGCGTTTCAGCTTCATTTAAGATTAGATAATGGCGACTTAGTGACGTATCCAAACAACTTAATTCTTCAAAAAGCTGTAACTTTAGTTCAGAAAGACGCAATTGAAGATTTTGGAGATTTCCATTAA